The Laspinema palackyanum D2c nucleotide sequence CTCGCCATTCCGGGTGGGGAGAGACTACCCCTGATTTTTAGAAGTTAGTTGCGACAAGCGCTGGAATGACTTTTAAATTTTAGCAGATTTTTGACTTAATTTAAGATGTGTAACACCCTCCATCTGAGAATCCAGGAAACCCTTTGATAGGAAACAATCAATTGATTAATAGCGATTGAGTTGAATATCCAGGCGATCGGCGGTTTAGAGCAGATGGATCTTCCTTTAAATCAAACGTTGAGGAGAATCCATCTCCTCTAGGGACTGAACCCAGAGGTGAGGGTCACCCTTTCCCCGGATGGCGATCGCCTCTCTTGTTCTAACTTCCCCCTGCACTAATTCGGAAGCAAAATTAGGGTATCTCTCGTATTCGATTCGACCCCAGAACGACTGCTCACCAGAGGATGATAGTCCAGATTGCCCCACAGCGGTATCAAATCACTATAATGACGATGGAAAGCATGACCGGATTGCCCCGTAGAGGTGACAGCAACAGAAGCATCCAAATCGCTCAAATTCACAATCATCCGCATGGATGGAATCCAAGTGGCCTCAAAGGATTTTCGAGCATTCCAGGCTGTTGCATTCACAATGGCATTCCCACCGGATATCGGTACGCCACCCCGATTAAAAATTGCCTCAAGGGGAGCAATTCCCGACTGACCTAAACTTTGATTTCTAAAAGTCACCTGATGCAAATCTCCCCATTCCCAACCCTGGGGATTTTTGCCTAAGCGCTTTTCGAGTTCGGCCACCGCTTCGCCAAAGGCTTTTTGAAAGATGAAATCGCGATTTTCTACTGCCGGAGTCAGAACATTATCCCACCAAAAACTATCGGGATTCTCAACTAAATCGCCAATGACTTTTATCCATCGCTGACCGCCATTAGGCCAAAAATCTACTAGAAAATTGTCATGAAATGTTGCGGATAATAAGTTATTCCAAAATGTTTCAAAAAGAGCTGCACCAAAGCTGTGCTTATCCATCTGCAAATCCCAATCTTTTAATAAATCTCGACTCCTTTCTAGGTGGGAATCCTCGAAGGTCAGATTCAGTAAAATAGGGACTAACCTTTGAGCATTAAGATTATAATTATCTCCTTGAATTTCTCGGAAGGATTCAAAATCAAACCCCGTTTTCTTGGTGTTCAACAGTTCCAAAATCCGTTGGGCGCGAAATCCATAATCCCAATCTTTGGTAATCACATAAGGATAACTCTCATCAACGACTGCATTATTCGCCGTGACAATATAACCGGAAGGAGGATTGAAGGTAAAGGGGAGTTCCTCAAAGGGAATATAGCCCTTCCACTCCTGTTCATCGGTCCAACCGGGTACGGGATAGCGACCATCACTCTGGGTTCTCATGGGAATTTTCCCGGGCATTTGATAGCCAATATTCCCGTCTATATCGGCATAGAGGAGGTTTTGGGCCGCGATATCAAAATCCTGGGCCGCCTTGCGGAAATCCTGCCAATTTTGGGCTTGATTCAGTTGGAGAATAGCGGTAAATAGACGGGCCGGTTCTAAACCCGTCCAGCGCAAAGCGATCGCATAAATGCTGGGGTTAATGCTGGCTAAGTCCGGAAGCAGCAAGGGTTTGAGCTTAGGATAAGCTTCTGAGAGAATTGGGCCATGTCGGGTGTAGCGAACGGTTTGTAATTGCGTCTTTCCCCCTGCAATTTGAATGGTTTCGGTGACCTGATCCATGTCCACCCATTTCCCATTCACTT carries:
- a CDS encoding penicillin acylase family protein; its protein translation is MTDEFALHSHGSVDLMIPQFRKVLQIFGAIAVILTVTVTSLTLYWVTDSWPQQSGQILLPQLSDRVEVRRDGYGIPHIYASNSHDLFLAQGYIHAQDRFWQMDFWRHLGAGRLSELFGESQLKTDQFLRTLGWARIAQQELQTLPDEFLGPLTAYTEGVNAYLQEHHGTDLSLEYGVLKVMNASYQPEPWQPEHTLTWAKVMAWDLGTNLDEEIERGVLLQTYSPEQVDELFPPYSNQAPVIIPDWKIAQGDSDLIRNQLGEIPSRETGVSMAAIASQLSPTFNSVSEQLSALATLTGPRGGEIGSNSWVVSGAKTPTGQPLLANDPHLGVQMPSIWYEMGLHCTSKTPDCPYDITGFSFAGMVGVIIGHTDRIAWGCTNVGADTMDLYIEKINPENPNQYEVNGKWVDMDQVTETIQIAGGKTQLQTVRYTRHGPILSEAYPKLKPLLLPDLASINPSIYAIALRWTGLEPARLFTAILQLNQAQNWQDFRKAAQDFDIAAQNLLYADIDGNIGYQMPGKIPMRTQSDGRYPVPGWTDEQEWKGYIPFEELPFTFNPPSGYIVTANNAVVDESYPYVITKDWDYGFRAQRILELLNTKKTGFDFESFREIQGDNYNLNAQRLVPILLNLTFEDSHLERSRDLLKDWDLQMDKHSFGAALFETFWNNLLSATFHDNFLVDFWPNGGQRWIKVIGDLVENPDSFWWDNVLTPAVENRDFIFQKAFGEAVAELEKRLGKNPQGWEWGDLHQVTFRNQSLGQSGIAPLEAIFNRGGVPISGGNAIVNATAWNARKSFEATWIPSMRMIVNLSDLDASVAVTSTGQSGHAFHRHYSDLIPLWGNLDYHPLVSSRSGVESNTRDTLILLPN